The stretch of DNA ggatttccttcttaattcttgcttgattggattgatacatctcctctctttatatagagaggtttacttgactcccaagcaaggcttacttgacccctaagcaagcgacccttatctctaattaaccctaagactaacGGGCTATACTGCTAGCCCAGGccattaggcccattacgtactctaacaCTACACCCCACCTGGACATGCAGCTTGTCCTCGAGCTGCAGCCTAACCAACTTATAATCATGACTCGACGCAACACAAACCTAACACCTAAAAACAAGCCTTTTACATCTCGGCTTGTTTTATTACTCTCAACCTGAAATGGACTGGGACGATTTATTTTGGACCCCTTAACAAAAAGTGGACACCATCCGCACATCGTACGTGCACGTGTACAACCACCTGGATCCCATGGACACCATCTGGACAAAAGGAGTCCATGTATATGGCCACCTGGAAGTGGTCGCAAGAGCGACCAGCAAAGGCGCCCTCGCGGCAGCTGGCGGAATGCAGTGGTGCTACGCAGTGCGCTCCTGTCGGTGACACCCTGCCTTCTCCCCGTCGGACGGCTGTTGGTCTGCACCGCACAGAGAAGAGTGGAGGGCTTGCGATGGAGAATGACGAGGAGGGGTACGCCCCCCCAACCGTTGATGTCGCAGACTTTGAGGTCGCTGCCCGCGGGGAAAACAGCATGCCCAAGATCCCCGACACAGCGGACGAGATCGAGGTCCTTTGCGCAGCGAAGCGCAGCTGGGAGGAGCGGCAGCTGCAGACCACGCATCTCCCGCACACCCATATACGCTAGGAGGCCGCGCGCAGCAGCCtgcagcctcaccgccgccgacACATGGCGGGTAGTGATCCAAGCCAGAAGTGATGACGGCGACAGCGAGCACTTAATCTGCTGGATGGGGACGCCCTGGGGAAGTGGTAATGGCGACGGCGGGAACTTGATCTGGTGGATCGGGACTCCCGCCGGCGCGGTCGATGCAGGGCCGGAGCTGACTGGTGGTGGCTGCTGCAGCGGAGCGCCGGGCGCGGTGGAGGCCGCTAGGAGCGGCGGCTGCCACTGTAGCCAGGGTGTGTGATGGTGCGGTGGATGACAGCTGCATCGGTTGCTGCAGCGGCCCGACGAGCGCGGCGGGGACGCCCTGGGGCAGCGGTTGCGGTTGCTGCGGCGGAGTGCCGGGCGCGGCGGAGGCCGCCAGGAGTGGCGGCTGCCACTACAGCCAGGGCGGGGCGGTGGATGGCAGCCGCAGTTGCCCGAGGAGCGCGGCGGAGGCAGCCAGGTGCAGCGGCTGCCACTGCAGCCACGGCGGCGCGGTGGTGGCGATGGGCGGCACAGCCGGGTGCGGCCCGTAGGACCCGGCCAAGAACAAACGGATCTCCTGGACCGCCTGGGTTAGGTCCCGCAGCGCCCCGGACATGGTCTCCGGGGTTAGGACTGTCGGAGCGGGCGTGACGGAGGATCCCCGCGCGGGCAGGAGCGGGCGACGGTCGTGGTGGTCGCCGGAGCTAGCTGATACCAAATTGTTATGGTGCTACTAGAAGGAGGGTGCGAGAGAGCCGGCCGGGGGCCTTTTGCCCAACAACCGGGCAAGATGGAAGGGATTTACTTAttaattcttgcttgattagattgatacatctcctctctttatatagagaggtttacttgactcccaagcaagattatatagagaggtttacttgactcccaagcaaggtttacttgacccctaagcaagcggcccttatctctaattaaccctaaCACTAACGGGCTATACCGTCAGCCCAAACCATTAGGCCCAGTACGTACTCTAACATACATAGTACCAGTGTTATTTCTGTGACTCAACACAATTATCAGGCTCCCTATACTTTTATACCGTACTCATGCATTTCACGCGAAGAAACATGTGCATGTGTGACCTGGTTTTGGTAATtcgaaaaaaagaaaaggaaaaggggCAAATATCACTTATGCGAAGAACTAGAAACATCAGCACACAACACAAAAGGTGCCTACTGAAACTGGACTACTTCAAGGCTTAGGTTTATTTATCTCAGGCCAGCAAAAATATCATGCTAGCAACAAGGTTCTCTATGTGATCTCCAAAAAAGGCTCTCTATATTACATACTTTGTTGATGCATTTTACAGGACAGCATGCAAAACAAAACTGCAACCTCGTACTAGTATTTCATAAACTGATACCAGCCAGGgttctttttttttttgaggatcAACGTTGCTTTATTATTTAAACGTATCCAGGAATCTCATCTGAGATAATCTGGAGGATAGACTCCGGTGGTACAGTCCACCACACATTACAAAGCTCATCTCCTAAACTAACTTTAGCTAGCTTATTAGCAGCACCATTTGCTTCTCTCCTTGCCCAAGACACCCTCACCTGCATAAAATGGGTCAGTAGGTGCTTGATCTCCTAGATGCTCGGCCCCAAGTTCGATAGATCTTGGTCATCTTTGTTGATCGTCGCCACCACGCCCAAGTTGTCCAGCTCGACATGTAGCCTTTGCACATTTGCTTCGCTAGCTAGTTGGATCGCTCGCCTGCAAGCCAATACCTCCACTTGCTCCGCGCTCATCGCATGTTCGATGAAAAGACAGGCAGCACCCATAAAACCTCCATTATGATCTCTCAAGACCACCCCCGCTTCACCCTGGCTGCGGTTTTTAGAAAACTCTCCATTTGCGTTTACCTTTATCCAGCCTTCATCCGGCGCTTCCCACCTCGCTGTCACCGACGGATGGCTCTCGGTAACTGGTTTCTCGTGAACTTTTTGCCATTCCTCAACCAACCTCATCACCTGCATCATTATTTCATGTGGTTCCTCAATCCGTTTGCCATCCCGGGCCTCGTTTTGAGCTAGCCAAAGTGCGTAGACCGAGTGGACCATTACTGCTCACTCTTCCTCCCCTGCATGCTCGAACTACTCAAGAAGCCATCTTGCAACTGCACTCTGGGAATCAAGTTGACACGGTGGGATCGCCACCGCAATTCCCTTCTCCGATTGCAGTTTTTTCCAATAAAGAACCAAGTGAGGACAGCCCCAGAATCTATGGTAGATTGTCTCGTCCCTTCGCCGTGCAAAAAACTCCCGCTTTGATTCTACGTCGATGTAGTTCATGACCAACAGCCAAACCATTGCGGAGCAAATGCCACATGTGAATCTTTGCCTTCCCCGGAGCCGAGGTGTCCCACACAGCCATCCAGCTCTTATGCTAGTTCACTGTAGAGGAAGATCACTGCCCACCCGACCTTGCTCGGTTCTGAGAGATCCTCAGATGGTACGCCGAGCGGACCGTGAAGTGTCCATCCTTGGTGAAGTTCCATGCTAAATAATCTTCCACGCTCTTTCCGCCAATATTGATCTGCTTTATATCCACTGCATCTTCAGGTGAGAACATCAAGTCCAATAGCTGTTCATTCCAACGCAAGCCCGACTGATCAAACAGGTGGCTAACGTTGGAGATTCCCGGGACATACTCCGCACCCAGTGGTGTTAAGCTGCCACTCCTTGGTATCCATTGGTCATGGTAAATATTGATCTTGGAGCCATCTCCCACACGCCATACCAGACCCGCCCTAAGTAGGTCCCTTCCATGAAGAATACTCCTAAACATATAGGAGCCGCCGTCAGGACAAGTTGCATTCATAATCCCTCCCTCACTAAAATATCTAGCCTTCAACACCCTCGCACAAAGCGAGGAAGGAGTTCTCAGAATCCGCCAGGCTTGCTTCGCAAGTAAAGCCTGGTTAAAGGCCTCGGCGTCCCTAAACCCCATGCCACCCTCTTTCTTCGCTGCACACATTTTGTCCCATGCAATCCAATGTACTTTACATTCACCATTACTGCCCCCACCAGAATTTTGAAGAGATAGAAGTCAGGTTCCGGCACATCTTCTTTGAGAGGAAGAAACAACTCATAGTAAACACTGGAGTAGATTGAAGTCCCGATTTGACTAGAACTTCTCGTGCTTTCTTCGAGAGACCTTACCCCTTCCAACCTGTAACCTTTTTCTTTGAGCTCTCAACAACATATTGAAATGATCCATCCTATGCCCTCCCAACTACCGTCGGGAGGCCCAAATATCTCTCGCTCAACGCCTCAGATCCGATACCAATGGCCTCCTTGAGGGATTTCTTTAGCTCCTGCTGACACCCTTTGCCAAAGAAAACTGATGATTTTTGGAGATTCACTTTCTGGCCTGAGGCCTCCTCATAAATACCCAAGATATCCTTCAGCGCTTTAAAATTGTCAACCGAGCCCTGAAGGAAGACAATGCTATCATCTGCAAAAAGGAGGTGCGTTACCTGGGGGCCAGTGCACCCGAAAGACACTCCTTTGATTAGATGATCCTCTTGGGCTTTCTTTAGTAACGCAGAGAAACCTTCAACACAAAACAGGAATAAATATGGAGACAAAGGATCCCCTTGCTGTAGGTCACGTGATGGAAAGAACCTCCTGGATAAACCACCATTCAATTTCACCACAAAGTTGGCTGATGTCACACACCTCATTATCATGGAGATCCATGCATTGTCAAAACCAAACTGTGCTAACATTTGTTGAAGGAAAATCCATGCAACCCTGTCATATGCCTTCATCATATCCAACTTAACTGCACATAGTGGTTtctttctcttcctcttcctgaTAGCATGCACACACTCATAGGCCACAAACACATTATCCTTGATTAGCCTGCCCGGTACAAACACACTTTGTTCCTCAGATATCAGAATAGGAAGAATAGTTTTTTAACCTATTTGCTAACACCTTAGATGCGATCTTGTATAAGAAATTGCAAAGACTAATCGGGCGAAATTGCAAGAGTAACTCCGGTGAGTTAACTTTCGGTATCATTACAATAACAGTCGCATTAAACGCATCAGGTGCTGCCACTCCCGCAAGGAAATCACAGACAACTCTGCACACCTCTTCCTTCACCAACGACCAGTGTCGTTGATAGAATAGCGCAGGTAGCCCATCCGGACCTAGAGCCTTTGCTGGGCCCATCTAGAACAATGCAGTCTCAACATCCTCGTCGGTGATGGGTGCCACTAGTTTTTGATTCATGCTCTCAGAAACTACTGATGGGATATTATTCAGCAAAGCTTGAGCACCTACCGATCCTTCAGAAGTAAATAAAGTCTCATAGAACTTCGCTGCCATCTCTCGCATATCCTCATCTACCATGCACTTCGAACCATCCTCCCGGACTAGCGCTTGGACAGTGTTCTTTCTCTTTTTATGGGAAGCCCTTGCCTGAAAATACTTTGTGTTCATATCTCCAGCCGCTAGCCAGTCCACACACGATCTTTGTCGTTGCATCACCTCCTCCCTAGCATACGTTTCCTCAGATTCCTCAGTTATAATATGCTGGACATACGTTTCCGGGAACATAGCTAGAAAATCAGCATTGCATGTGCATCGGTCTAGTCGAATTTGTATATTATCGAGCCCTTGCCTTCTGTTATCCCACGTATAGGGGTATCCGGAGAAGCCTAAGTCAGCAAGGCCGCAGCCGGCCAAACAATCGCGGAAGTCTTCCATTTGCATGAAGCTCCTAGGATCCCCCCCCCCTCTGTTCAGATTGCAATAAAGCTTCATTGTAATCTCCTAGACATAGCCATGGTAAATTGTCTTGTCTTCTTAGGTATCTAAGTGCATCCCAGGATTTCTTCCTTTGTTCCACGTCGGGTTTGCCGTAGAATCCAGTGATTCTACAGGTCTTCCCTTCCCATATCACCTCCGCATCGACAAAATATTGACTCCATGGCCTGACAATAACTTGGAGATGATCTCTCCACCACATAGCTAAACCCCCGCTCCGACCTCGACAGTCAACCGCCACTCCACATCTAAAGCCCAAGCTCCATTTTAGTTTTTCCATAGCCCTTGCCCTCTTCTTTGTTTAGCTCAAAAAAACACCGCTGGGTTGTGGGACCTAATCAGGTCACAGAGTTCGCCCACTGTCGAGTCCAACCCCAGTCCTCGATAGTTCCAGGCTAAGATGTTCATTGCTCCTGGCGGCCCTGTCCCTCGGGGTCCGCCGATCTATCCAGGTTATCTAAGATGAGGTCAAACATTGTTGACGTCTTACGCCGCGTATCACGAATGAAAGCATCTGGTCCATTTGCTCTATGTCCATCTCCCTTTGCCACCCAAACCTGACGTGGTCCTCGTTTCCTGCTATCATAACAGGTTCTGTCTCGCTGACCTTCACGGTGATCAAAATCATGGTTTTGTCTGGGCTTCCGAACATAGTAACCTCTTCGTCTCCCAAATTGCACGTGCTCTCTATTCCCCTCATGCAACTCAGCCCTCTCATAAGTCTGAGTATGGCGACCCCCAGGTGGGGCCTGAACAGCGTCCTTGCCCTTCCTTTCCCATGGGATGTCCCGGGCAAAACGCCTATCTCTCTCTTGGCTGGAGTTGATCAAATTTTCTCTCATGATTTGCTCTCTCCTCTTCTCCAGTCCCTCTCTTAGATCATACTCACTTccacctgaaggaaatatgccctagaggcaataataaagttattatttatttccttatatcatgataaatgtttattattcatgctagaattgtattaaccggaaacttaatacatgtgtgaatacatagacaaactaagtgtcactagtatgcctctacttgactagcttgttaatcaaaggtCTTGTTGCGgatattttaaaaatgtttttttttctttgaaCCTATTGCAACACGCCTTGTTGCAAAAACATCATGTTGTGGAAAACAAAAATCGAGTGCAGACTCCACACCACGTAGTCTGGGCCAACAGCGATGAGCGCCATTGCGAACCATGGCATGACAAACACACTATGTATGGCGATCTCCTCGACCAACAGCGGCGTTTGAGACAAGCGAGGTTGGGGATGACCGAGGGGCGAAGGCAACCAAGGCAGTTTTCGGCAGGAGGCAGCTCATGCAAGGTTTTCGACGGGCCGTTGGAGAGGCGACTGACATCCTAGGAGATGGAGCACGAGAGTGGGTCGGGCCCGACGGTGGAGGAGAGAAAGGAGGAGGGGATGGCATCGACGCTTCTAATAGCATGCACGTCTTCTGGTTGTGCAGATCCAGATCTTGCAACAAATTAGTTATTGCAGGAGAGAAAGTTGTAACATTGGCTAGTTGCAAACTAGGCTGCGGAAAGAGGATGCTCTCGTGCAATCCGATTAAAGAAAGATCAGATGACCACAGAAACGATCGATGCATGCAAAAAGATCCATCAGGTGAACAAAAGCGTTTCCCCTCATTTATTATCTTTGCTCGCTCGAAAAAAATTATCTTGCCCCCAATTGCGGTTGTGGAGGAGGTGGTGCAAGGGAGGAGGATGTGGAGCAAGAATGTGTTGTGGTATGAAGTTTAATCGGGTGTGGCCGCCTTTAAATAGCagattccggtgaggccaagtgTCCTGGTGATTCACTACATCGGTCGGCGAGCCTGCTTAATGACGGCATACAAACAGATTGGCATTGAACGAGTGTGGTAGATATCTGTCCCGTACAGTAAACATCTCCGACATTGAACATGCACGGACAGTGAAAAGGTTGCATCCGCTCTAGGTCAGCGCCATTGCGGAGCGGCTGCTCTATAGCAGCATGAATGCGAGCAGCTAGCGTCGAgcaaaaaatgttcataaaaaATCAAATTTAGTTCATTAGAAAACAAAAAATGTTCATTTTTcaaattgtgaacatttttatGAAGTCGTGAACTTTTTTGTTTAgtgaatatttttaaaaattCTATAGTTTTTTTATGAAATCCTGAACTTTTTAAAGAAGCGACAAACAAGATCATaacaaaaaaacacaaaaaagaaACGAAACTACCTTGGGGGAGCCCCTCAGGGAGAGCGCCGCTACCGCGACTTGTCTTATGCTGGGCGCCCCCTAaggattttattttatttttatttctctGTATGTGTTTTGTGGGTTTGATggtttttttttctatttttggCTATCGCCTGGTTTTCTTGAGATTTTTGAGGAATATTGTTTTGGGAAAAGGAATTTTGTTTGTATGATTTTTTGTTTGCATTCAGAGGAGGCATAGATTTGCTTCTCACGGAGGCACATGTTTGATTCCGTGAGAGGCATTGTGCCTCTCGGGAATGAAAAAACGTACTAATATAGAATCTAGTTTCAAAGATCTTTACGTGAATAATACAATAGTAAAAACGGTTCAAAATTTAGATGCACGGTTCAAGATATAAAATGTTTGAAATACGATTCTACGAAAAAAGGAAACAACTATAAGATTAGCACTTGTCAGCCACTGAGGAGGTGGGAGTGACCTTTACATGGGGTACCCATTAATAACAGGTGATTTCTCTATGTCTCGCTCCAAGCGAGACAAAGCTAAATGTTAATGTAAGTTTTGAAGAAGGTAGACATAAAAAAGTAAGTtttgaaaaatattaatcatatatttggaaaattctaaacatatataaaaaatattCCTGAACTATAAAAAATTATAATGTGTATGAAAAAAGTAAATATGCAGAAATATATGTTTTAaaaatattaatcatgtatttCCAAAATAATAAACATGTATATATAAAATGTTAAACATTTATAGAAAATGTGTCAGATTTATAAGAAAAATGTATAATATGTAccagaaaatagacaaaagatCATATATTCAGAAAAAATATGTAAATTATATATACAAAAATTGTTAAATATTTATTAAAAATGTTTTAGATGTATTCCAAAAATTTACAATGTGCATAAAAAAAGACGTGAAACATTTATTTAAAAAACTATTAATCTTGTATTTGAATAATGTTAAACCTGTATTAAACAAATGTTCTTGACGTGTACGAAAAATGTACAATGTTTAATAAACATGTACACACGTGAGCATTTTTTAAATTTGTATTTTATTGTTCCATTAgtgaatatttttgaaattataaactttttggaAATCCTGAACTTTTTTAAAGAAGCAAAAAACAAGAACTGAACAAAAAGCAAAAAAGCAGAATGCAACGGAAAAAAGACACTGATAAGTGCCACACGTCTGGGACAAGCACATGGAAAACTTCGAGCATTGTTTATGACAGGTTTAGTAATGCGAGGATGACAACTTTAGTTGCCAAACATGGCAACTTTCGTGGCTCAGTTTATTTTGGATAGAAATTCGCCGTGTATCACTGGAATTTGCCAACCTTACATGACTGGAATTGCCATTGAAAGGCGTCAGGGCCAGAGTGGCACACCCCTGACGTGTGATACTTATCATTTGGGAAAAAGAAAGAAAACCCCGCCCGCACCTTGGCCAACCCAAGTATGCGCGTGGGGAGCGAAGGGGTGCGGAGCTCTCGACTTGGAGAACACCATCGACGTCGACCAGAGGTCGCCGGTGTTGGGAAATCTGAATGTTAGAGAAACATTTGTAGTGGCGACCTAGTATATCTGGTGGTGGCATTGCGCGGCTGATGAGAGGTGAAAATGTTGCCTCTCTTGTCAGCACAGTCTTCTCAATTCAGGCGCTTGCTGCAACAACCTTGGAACGAACCGACTCAGACGAaccggcccggcccggcccgcAGTCACAAGCCGAAGCAAATCCACGCGCAACCGCAGAGCGAATCCAATCACCGCACGGCTCTCCGCCCGCCACGCCACGCCACCACACCAAACCGCCGCGATGCCGCGCGCCGCCGGCCGACCCCCGCCGTCGGAGCAGGGCCCGAGCCCCTCCCCCTACACCCCGGCGGCGGACTCCTCCGTCGCGGCCCTCATCGACCGCGCCACCTCCACCACGGCCCCCTCCGTCGACCCCGCCCTCCTCCGGGCCATCAAGTCCTCGGCGCGCGCCTCCGACGGCGCCGTCCGCgacgccttccgcctcctcctctccctcaTGGCCAAGCCCCACTCCCACGTGCGTAAGCCCCTCCCCCCGGATCTCCGGTTCCCCTGGCGGCCGGGCTGATGTTAAAATTTTCCCCTTTGTTTGTGCGTGCGCAGGTGCGGCTCCTCGCCTTCAGCATCGTCGACGAGCTCTTCATGCGCTCCAAGCTCTTCCGCTCCCTCCTCGCCGACACGCTCGACGGGTTCCTCCCGCTGGCCGTCGGCTTCCGCACCAACGAGCAGctcccgccgcccgccgcctccgccgccacgCTCCGGAAGGCCGCCATCCAGGCGCTCGAGCGCTGGCACCACCTCTTCGGCGTGCACTACCGCCAGCTCCGTCTCGCCGTCGACTACCTCAAGTCGTCCGCGCGCATCCAGTTCCCCGGTCTCCGCGCGGCCGTCGAGGCCCGTGCCGCGCGGGAGGCACGCACGCAGGAGATCTTGACTGCCAAGGTCGAACAGTTGCGGTCCACGATTGAGTCCATCAAGGCTGAAATCCGGTCCACCATCCAAGAGATCCGCAACGGGCTGGACATCATCCGGGCTGAGTATGAGAAATTCGAGCGTTATGCAGacgatgatgacgaggaggaggagattGCTTCAATGGCGATGCGGAGTATCAGGACAGCATCGTTGATGGCCGGGCAATGGGTGCCTGAAACTCAGGAAAACGAGGCGGTTTTCGATGCGTTGAGGGAGGCGTACCGGCTCCTTGTATCGAAGCATTTCAGCACGATTCAGGATTGGATATCTGTGCTTGTCAGGGTCAATCTTGCAGATAATCGGTTCAGAGATTCTGCGTTGAAGGAATTCATCGATGTTAAGAATGAAATACGTGCTGTAAGAAGCCAGTGCAATGAGCTTGGTCTTGATCTTGATAATGTTCGTAGGAAGAAGGATGTTCaggaggaagacgaagaggaTTGGGTGGAGGGAAAGATTGAAGTTCCTAGTCCTCCTAGAGTTGTGAGCAATCTAGATGTTGCAGGTTCCAGCAAGGACAATAGGAAGGGAAAGAGCATGGTGAATTCTGGCAATGGTGACATGGCAAATGGTGGTAATAGATCTCAGGAGATGGATCCAGAGAGAAAAAAGCTCCTTTCCGAAGCCCCTTTGGTATCATGGAGCTCTGTCTTGGATCGGTGGGGTTCAAATATGGATGCACATGTGAACCAGAGAGGGCTTGAGCTCGAGAGCCATTGGGGGAGGATGGATAATGATGCTGTTATACCTGCAGCAAAGATTGCAGAGTTAAACGTTCACCATTCTGTTTATAAAGAAGAGCCAGTTGAGATCCTACCATGTCATGCACCTCTGAAGAAAGGAGGTCTTTGCCAGAGAAGGGATCTCAAGATATGCCCTTTTCATGGGCCCATCATCCCACGTGATGCAAGAGGAAATCCAATTGGCAAAATTGGTGGCAGTTCTGATGCGGGAGGCGAT from Triticum urartu cultivar G1812 chromosome 3, Tu2.1, whole genome shotgun sequence encodes:
- the LOC125545931 gene encoding UV-stimulated scaffold protein A homolog isoform X2, producing the protein MPRAAGRPPPSEQGPSPSPYTPAADSSVAALIDRATSTTAPSVDPALLRAIKSSARASDGAVRDAFRLLLSLMAKPHSHVRLLAFSIVDELFMRSKLFRSLLADTLDGFLPLAVGFRTNEQLPPPAASAATLRKAAIQALERWHHLFGVHYRQLRLAVDYLKSSARIQFPGLRAAVEARAAREARTQEILTAKVEQLRSTIESIKAEIRSTIQEIRNGLDIIRAEYEKFERYADDDDEEEEIASMAMRSIRTASLMAGQWVPETQENEAVFDALREAYRLLVSKHFSTIQDWISVLVRVNLADNRFRDSALKEFIDVKNEIRAVRSQCNELGLDLDNVRRKKDVQEEDEEDWVEGKIEVPSPPRVVSNLDVAGSSKDNRKGKSMVNSGNGDMANGGNRSQEMDPERKKLLSEAPLVSWSSVLDRWGSNMDAHVNQRGLELESHWGRMDNDAVIPAAKIAELNVHHSVYKEEPVEILPCHAPLKKGGLCQRRDLKICPFHGPIIPRDARGNPIGKIGGSSDAGGDPLEQKVDIHEAGGDPIKTNGGSGSESTQEGQEPSTSLVTNINNDTSNIDGAHDLSKITMDQLAMQAIKNVRKRDMDDKARERAQRARIRQHNEDVLRQSAIASTPHSAAAYDQPSGTLGRRGRRRGKTKEPTLSSMLKKKVTAKDRIAGRLLNGHARDATIREASNTEDMTYREAFPNQWQ
- the LOC125545931 gene encoding UV-stimulated scaffold protein A homolog isoform X1 — encoded protein: MRGENVASLVSTVFSIQALAATTLERTDSDEPARPGPQSQAEANPRATAERIQSPHGSPPATPRHHTKPPRCRAPPADPRRRSRARAPPPTPRRRTPPSRPSSTAPPPPRPPPSTPPSSGPSSPRRAPPTAPSATPSASSSPSWPSPTPTCVRLLAFSIVDELFMRSKLFRSLLADTLDGFLPLAVGFRTNEQLPPPAASAATLRKAAIQALERWHHLFGVHYRQLRLAVDYLKSSARIQFPGLRAAVEARAAREARTQEILTAKVEQLRSTIESIKAEIRSTIQEIRNGLDIIRAEYEKFERYADDDDEEEEIASMAMRSIRTASLMAGQWVPETQENEAVFDALREAYRLLVSKHFSTIQDWISVLVRVNLADNRFRDSALKEFIDVKNEIRAVRSQCNELGLDLDNVRRKKDVQEEDEEDWVEGKIEVPSPPRVVSNLDVAGSSKDNRKGKSMVNSGNGDMANGGNRSQEMDPERKKLLSEAPLVSWSSVLDRWGSNMDAHVNQRGLELESHWGRMDNDAVIPAAKIAELNVHHSVYKEEPVEILPCHAPLKKGGLCQRRDLKICPFHGPIIPRDARGNPIGKIGGSSDAGGDPLEQKVDIHEAGGDPIKTNGGSGSESTQEGQEPSTSLVTNINNDTSNIDGAHDLSKITMDQLAMQAIKNVRKRDMDDKARERAQRARIRQHNEDVLRQSAIASTPHSAAAYDQPSGTLGRRGRRRGKTKEPTLSSMLKKKVTAKDRIAGRLLNGHARDATIREASNTEDMTYREAFPNQWQ